A genomic region of Sciurus carolinensis chromosome 7, mSciCar1.2, whole genome shotgun sequence contains the following coding sequences:
- the Tfeb gene encoding transcription factor EB isoform X2 translates to MASRIGLRMQLMREQAQQEEQRERMQQQAVMHYMQQQQQQQLGGPPTPAINTPVHFQSPPPVPGEVLKVQSYLENPTSYHLQQSQHQKVREYLSETYGNKFAAHISPAQGSPKPPPAASPGVRAGHVLSTSASNSAPNSPMAMLHISSNPEKEFDDVIDNIMRLDNVLGYINPEMQMPNTLPLSSSHLNVYSSDPQVTPSLVGVTSSSCPADLTQKRELTDAESRALAKERQKKDNHNLIERRRRFNINDRIKELGMLIPKANDLDVRWNKGTILKASVDYIRRMQKDLQKSRELENHSRRLEMTNKQLWLRIQELEMQARVHGLPTTSPSGVNMAELAQQVVKQELPSEEGPGEALMLGAEVPDPEALPALPPQAPLPPPAQPPSPFHHLDFSHSLGFGGGSDEGSTGYSDPLGPEHGSPFPNLSKKDLDLMLLDDSLLPLASDPLFSTMSPEASKASSRRSSFSMEEGDVL, encoded by the exons ATGGCATCGCGCATCGGGCTGCGCATGCAGCTTATGCGGGAGCAGgcgcagcaggaggagcagcggGAGCGCATGCAGCAGCAGGCTGTCATGCATTAcatgcagcagcagcagcagcagcagctggggggACCTCCCACCCCAGCCATCAACACCCCCGTCCACTTCCAGTCGCCGCCACCTGTGCCTGGGGAGGTGCTGAAG gtGCAGTCCTACCTGGAGAATCCCACCTCCTACCACCTGCAACAGTCCCAGCACCAGAAGGTGCGGGAGTACCTGTCGGAGACCTACGGGAACAAGTTTGCCGCCCACATCAGCCCGGCTCAGGGCTCCCCGAAGCCCCCGCCAGCCGCCTCCCCCGGAGTACGGGCCGGACATGTGCTGTCCACCTCGGCCAGCAACAGTGCGCCCAACAGTCCCATGGCCATGCTGCACATCAGCTCCAACCCTGAGAAGGAG ttTGATGATGTCATTGACAACATTATGCGTCTGGACAATGTGCTGGGCTACATCAATCCTGAAATGCAGATGCCCAACACG CTGCCCCTCTCCAGCAGCCACCTGAACGTGTACAGCAGCGACCCCCAGGTCACACCCTCCCTGGTGGGTGTCACCAGCAGCTCCTGCCCTGCGGACCTGACCCAAAAGCGAGAACTCACAG ATGCTGAGAGCCGGGCCCTGGCCAAGGAGCGGCAGAAGAAGGACAATCACAACCTAA TTGAGCGGAGACGGAGGTTCAACATCAATGACCGCATCAAGGAGCTGGGAATGCTGATCCCCAAGGCCAATGACCT GGACGTGCGCTGGAACAAGGGCACCATCCTCAAGGCCTCGGTGGACTACATCCGGAGGATGCAGAAGGACCTGCAGAAGTCCAGGGAGTTGGAGAACCACTCTCGGCGCCTGGAGATGACCAACAAGCAGCTCTGGCTCCGCATCCAG GAGCTGGAGATGCAGGCCCGAGTCCacggcctccccaccacctctcCATCAGGCGTGAACATGGCCGAGCTGGCCCAGCAGGTGGTGAAGCAGGAGCTGCCCAGCGAGGAGGGCCCAGGGGAGGCGCTCATGCTGGGGGCAGAGGTCCCCGACCCCGAGGCGCTGCCAGCTCTGCCCCCCCAGGCCCCGCTGCCCCCACCTGCCCAGCCACCATCCCCATTCCATCACCTGGACTTCAGCCACAGCCTGGGCTTTGGGGGCGGGAGTGACGAGGGGTCCACAGGCTACTCTGATCCCCTGGGGCCAGAGCATGGCTCCCCATTCCCCAACCTGTCCAAGAAGGATCTGGACCTCATGCTCCTGGACGACTCCCTGCTGCCGCTGGCCTCTGACCCCCTCTTCTCCACCATGTCCCCCGAGGCCTCCAAGGCCAGCAGCCGCCGGAGCAGCTTCAGCATGGAGGAGGGCGACGTGCTGTGA
- the Tfeb gene encoding transcription factor EB isoform X1, which translates to MASRIGLRMQLMREQAQQEEQRERMQQQAVMHYMQQQQQQQLGGPPTPAINTPVHFQSPPPVPGEVLKVQSYLENPTSYHLQQSQHQKVREYLSETYGNKFAAHISPAQGSPKPPPAASPGVRAGHVLSTSASNSAPNSPMAMLHISSNPEKELPLSSSHLNVYSSDPQVTPSLVGVTSSSCPADLTQKRELTDAESRALAKERQKKDNHNLIERRRRFNINDRIKELGMLIPKANDLDVRWNKGTILKASVDYIRRMQKDLQKSRELENHSRRLEMTNKQLWLRIQELEMQARVHGLPTTSPSGVNMAELAQQVVKQELPSEEGPGEALMLGAEVPDPEALPALPPQAPLPPPAQPPSPFHHLDFSHSLGFGGGSDEGSTGYSDPLGPEHGSPFPNLSKKDLDLMLLDDSLLPLASDPLFSTMSPEASKASSRRSSFSMEEGDVL; encoded by the exons ATGGCATCGCGCATCGGGCTGCGCATGCAGCTTATGCGGGAGCAGgcgcagcaggaggagcagcggGAGCGCATGCAGCAGCAGGCTGTCATGCATTAcatgcagcagcagcagcagcagcagctggggggACCTCCCACCCCAGCCATCAACACCCCCGTCCACTTCCAGTCGCCGCCACCTGTGCCTGGGGAGGTGCTGAAG gtGCAGTCCTACCTGGAGAATCCCACCTCCTACCACCTGCAACAGTCCCAGCACCAGAAGGTGCGGGAGTACCTGTCGGAGACCTACGGGAACAAGTTTGCCGCCCACATCAGCCCGGCTCAGGGCTCCCCGAAGCCCCCGCCAGCCGCCTCCCCCGGAGTACGGGCCGGACATGTGCTGTCCACCTCGGCCAGCAACAGTGCGCCCAACAGTCCCATGGCCATGCTGCACATCAGCTCCAACCCTGAGAAGGAG CTGCCCCTCTCCAGCAGCCACCTGAACGTGTACAGCAGCGACCCCCAGGTCACACCCTCCCTGGTGGGTGTCACCAGCAGCTCCTGCCCTGCGGACCTGACCCAAAAGCGAGAACTCACAG ATGCTGAGAGCCGGGCCCTGGCCAAGGAGCGGCAGAAGAAGGACAATCACAACCTAA TTGAGCGGAGACGGAGGTTCAACATCAATGACCGCATCAAGGAGCTGGGAATGCTGATCCCCAAGGCCAATGACCT GGACGTGCGCTGGAACAAGGGCACCATCCTCAAGGCCTCGGTGGACTACATCCGGAGGATGCAGAAGGACCTGCAGAAGTCCAGGGAGTTGGAGAACCACTCTCGGCGCCTGGAGATGACCAACAAGCAGCTCTGGCTCCGCATCCAG GAGCTGGAGATGCAGGCCCGAGTCCacggcctccccaccacctctcCATCAGGCGTGAACATGGCCGAGCTGGCCCAGCAGGTGGTGAAGCAGGAGCTGCCCAGCGAGGAGGGCCCAGGGGAGGCGCTCATGCTGGGGGCAGAGGTCCCCGACCCCGAGGCGCTGCCAGCTCTGCCCCCCCAGGCCCCGCTGCCCCCACCTGCCCAGCCACCATCCCCATTCCATCACCTGGACTTCAGCCACAGCCTGGGCTTTGGGGGCGGGAGTGACGAGGGGTCCACAGGCTACTCTGATCCCCTGGGGCCAGAGCATGGCTCCCCATTCCCCAACCTGTCCAAGAAGGATCTGGACCTCATGCTCCTGGACGACTCCCTGCTGCCGCTGGCCTCTGACCCCCTCTTCTCCACCATGTCCCCCGAGGCCTCCAAGGCCAGCAGCCGCCGGAGCAGCTTCAGCATGGAGGAGGGCGACGTGCTGTGA